The sequence GCTCAAATCAGGAGAACTAAGCATTGTCAAAAGTCTAGTAAAAAGGGCTAGCTGCTGAAGATCAAAGGTCTTTAATTATTGTGCTCTCACCAACAGTTTAAGACGGTAATAGACGATTATGCATCGTATCAGTGCCACATCCGGTGGATGGAATCAGTCAGAAGACCTGATTTTTCTAGAACAAACTCCAGCCCCTTTTGTGTTAATCACGGCTGCTGACACCGATATTCAAACCGTAGCCGCCGCCATCCCGCAATTACCCGCTACATTTCCTGAGTTAAGAGTTGCCAATCTGCTGCAATTACAGCAACAAATCAGCATAGATACCTATGGTGAACAAGTTTTAGAACTGGCTCAGGTAATTATTCTACGCCTATTGGGAGGACGTTCCTACTGGGCTTATGGTTTAGAGGTGGTAAAGGAAATTGCTCAACGTCACGGTAGTCACCTGATCGTGATCCCAGGAGATGACGCCCTTGATCCCGATTTAGTCTACCAATCTACCGTGTCTGTGGAGATTGTTAACCAAGTTTGGCAATACTTCCGACAAGGTGGCGTAGAAAATCTGGTGAACGCCCTGCAATTTATTTGTGATGCTTGTCTAGCAACTGCTTTTAATCCCCCACCGCCGCTGTTAATTCCTAGTGTGGGGTTGTATGACTGGGAAAATCAGGAAAATCAGCAATACCCTCTACCCAAAGTGGGGATTCTCTTCTACCGCGCACACTATCTATCGGGAAACACGAAAGTAATTGACGCTTTATGTGCTGCTTTGGTGCAGAAAAATTTACAACCTGTGCCAGTTTTTGTTTCTTCACTGCGCGCACCAGATATTCAAGCAGAGTTGATAGAGTTTTTCCAGCCGAAAAATCAAGAACAAATTGCACTGCTGTTGAATACCACTAGTTTTTCTTTGGCAAAGTTGGAAGCAGAAACACCCCAAGTGGAATTGTGGGCAAATTTGGATGTCCCTGTTTTGCAGGTAATTCTCAGCGGTGGGGCGGTTGAACAGTGGGAGTCACAATTACAGGGGCTATCTCCTCGTGACATAGCAATGAATGTGGCGCTACCAGAGGTAGATGGACGCATTATTAGTCGGGCGGTGTCTTTTAAAACAGTGCTGACTCGCAATTCTGATTTAGAAACCGATGTGGTAGTTTATGAACCAGTAAGCGATCGCATTGAGTTTGTCACGCAACTAGCAGCTAATTGGATACGTCTACGTTCTCAACCTCGCCATAAACGCCGCGTTGCTTTAATTTTGGCAAATTATCCCACCCGTGATGGTCGTCTCGCTAATGGTGTCGGCTTGGACACACCCGCTAGTTGTGTGGAAATTCTCCAAGCGCTGCAGTCGGCTGGTTATGTGGTAGAAAATTTACCTAGCAATGGAGACGAATTAATACAACGTCTTGTTACTGGGGTAACGAATGATCCAGAGGGTAGAGATTGGCGTCCTGTAGAGCAGAGTCTCTCTGTAACCGAATATCAACAATATTTTGCCTCTCTCCCAGAAGCAGTGCAACAAGGCATCAATCAACGCTGGGGAGCACTCAATACCCCATGCTCAATCCCCATTCCCGGTATCCAACTCGGTAACATCTTTATTGGCATTCAACCATCACGGGGTTATGATCTTGACCCCAGTTTGAATTATCATGCACCAGATTTGCCGCCAACTCATGCTTATTTGGCTTTTTATTACTGGGTGAGGACGCGTTTTGGCGCTGATGCAGTGGTGCATGTGGGTAAACATGGCAATCTAGAATGGCTACCTGGTAAAAGTCAGGCTTTATCTAGTAGCTGTTATCCCGAAGTAGCTTTAGGTGCACTTCCTCATCTCTACCCGTTTATTGTCAATGATCCTGGTGAGGGTTCCCAAGCCAAACGTCGCGCCCAAGCAGTAATTATCGATCACTTGACACCGCCGATGACTCGCGCCGAACTTTATGGTGGTTTGCAAAAGCTGGAGAATTTGATTGATGAGTATTATGAGGCTGAAAGTTTAGATCCTAGCCGCTTGTCGATGATTAGCGATCGCATCCGTAATTTAGTCATTGAGGAAAATCTCCACCGCGATTTGGGGATTGACAACGAAACAGACATTCTCAATTCCATCGGTGGTTATCTTTGTGAATTAAAAGAAGCCCAAATCCGCGATGGTTTACACATTTTTGGGCAATGTCCCCAAGGACGACAATTGCGAGATTTAATTGTGGCGATCGCTCGCATTCCTAACCGTTATACCATTGGCATTACCCGGGCGATCGCTCAAGCTTGGGGTTTGGATTTCGACCCCCTCACCGCCGATTTTTCAATCAACAGCGGTCAATTTTCTGTAGTCAATGGCGAACGCTGTCACACTCTCGGTGATGTTGTGGAAGTCTTGGAGGAACATGCAGCTTTCTTGGTTGAGCAGCTTTTAACCCCAAACATGCAACTGTCATCACCAAACACTCAACTTCTTTCCACCCTCACCTGGATTCAAACAAAACTCATCCCCGCCCTTCAACAAACCACTCAAGAAATCACCAACCTACTCCGCGGACTCAATGGACAATACATCCACAGTGCTGCATCCGGCGCACCCACCCGCGGACGACCGGAAGTTTTACCCACAGGTAATAACTTTTACTCAGTTGACATTCGGGCTTTACCTACAGAAATAGCCTGGGATATCGGTAGAAAAGCCGCTGAGACTTTAATTGAGTGCTACACACAAGAAAATGGTGAGTATCCCCAAACACTAGCATTATCAGTATGGGGAACTGCCACCATGCGGACTGGAGGTGACGACATCACCGAAGCTTTAGCATTGTTAGGTGTGCGTCCTGTGTGGGATGGAGCCGCCAGGCGGGTAGTAGATTTTGAAATCTTACCTTTAGAGATTTTGGGGCGTCCCCGTGTCGATGTAACTTTGCGAGTTTCGGGATTCTTTCGGGATGCGTTCCCCAACTTAATTGATTTATTTGAGCAAGCCGTCACAGCCGTGGCGACATTGGACGAGCCACCAGAGCAAAACCCCCTAGCCGCCCAAGTTCGTCAAGATACTGAATTTTGGACAACAAAAGGTTTAACTTCACAAGCAGCACAAGAGCGATCGCGCTACCGCATTTTTGGTTCCCAACCAGGAGCATACGGAGCCGGACTCCAAGGTTTAATCGAATCACAAAATTGGACAGATGACCAGGATTTAGCCCGCGCCTACATCAACTGGAGTTGTTACGCCTACACCAGTACCACCGCAGAAGCTCAAGGCGGGTTAGTGGGAATTGCTGCACCAGAAGCCTTTGAGCAACGCTTGGGAAAAATGCAAATAGTGCTGCACAACCAAGACAACCGCGAACACGACTTACTCGACTCTGATGATTATTACCAATTTCAGGGAGGTTTAACAGCCGCCATTCGTTCTCTACAGGGAAAAAATCCCCAAACATATTTTGGCGATCATTCCCTTCCCGCCCATCCCCGCATCCGCCAACTACAAGCGGAAATCGCCAGGGTATATCGTTCCCGCGTAGTTAATCCCAAATGGATCGCCGGCGTCATGCGCCACGGCTATAAAGGTGCTTTTGAAATGGCGGCGACAGTAGACTTTCTTTTCGCCTACGACGCCACAGCTAACTGTGTAGAAGACTATATGTATCAAGGGGTAGCACAAGCCTATTTATTTGATCCCGTCGTCGCCGAATTCATCCAAGAGAAAAACCCCCATGCATTGCGTGATATCGCTGAGAGATTGTTAGAAGCACACAAGCGCAATTTATGGGAGGATGTAAATATACAAACTTTAGAAAATTTACGCAACTTAGTACATCAAGCTGAAGCAGCGATCGAAGAAAAATAAGTGGTGTAGGACTCAAACATGGATAACATTGCTTACTTGCATCTAGCCTTTGCCTACGAAGATAACCAATCTAGTGAATTGGTTTCTCTGAGCTACTTGTTGAACAAAGCAGCCACCCCAAATTGGCAACGCCTTTCTGGGAAAGCTTGGAAATATATGCTCCCCCTAGCCTTGACTTTATCTGTTCTCAGCGCCGTCAGCAGCGCCATAGCATTGGAAAGAGGCGATCAAGGCCCATCTGTGAGGAATTTACAACAGCAACTGAAAAAAGTCGGCTTCTATCAAGCCCCCATCACTCAGGTATACGACTTCCCCACAGAAGACGCCGTGCGTCGGTTCCAAAAAGCCGCAGGTTTACCAGTTGACGGCATTGTGGGCGCACCTACTCTACAAAAATTAGAGAAATGGCCCACACCAGCTTTAAGCGCCCAAGCCAAAAAACCCGCAGCGGTGAGTGCATCAGCGACAAAACCAGCCACCACCAACACACAAGCCAAAAAACCCGCACCAGCTACTACATCAGCCACAAAACCCGCCACCACCAACAAACGCCGCAATCCCAACTTCCTCGCCAAGGGTGATGAAGGCGAAGACGTGAGAGCTTTGCAAGAAAGGCTGAGAGTAGCAGGTTTTTATTATGGTAATTCCACAGGAATATTCGGCCCCATTACCGAAGAAGCCGTTAAGCGCTTTCAAGAAACTTATAAATTAAGCCCCGACGGCATTGCTGGTCCAGCCACACTCAGCAAATTACCCCAAAATAATATCGGCGGTGGTGAAGATGCGGCCAAGCCCCAAGCAGCTGGGGAAAAAGATAAACTCCGTCTGGGCGATCGGGGTGAAGCAGTGCGCCTTCTCCAAGAACACTTGATTCAAGCACGATATCTAGAAGGCGAACCCAACGGCTACTACGGCCCCTACACAGCAGATGCTGTCCGCCGCTTTCAAGCAGCTAACCACCTAGCCGCCAGCGGAGTCGCCGGCCCCACCACCAGAGCTAAATTGCATAGCCTAGTCAGCAAAGCTCCTGCTAGTGAATTTAGCGTTTTAGAAATCCAAAGAAGATTAAGAGACAAGGGTTTTTATAAAGGACAGCTCAATGGTGTCATGGCAGACGATACCAAAAAAGCAATTAAGCAAGCGCAAGAATTTTATGGCATCAGTCTCAAAGACGTCAAAAGCGGACGCTTTTAGCATCCGCTTCCTCGTTGTCACTGCGGCTTCTTAACTTGTGGCTTACTGTTAGATACCAGCTCATGAAAATTACCAGAAATTCCACTCATGGGCTAATTTAAAACCATTGCCTTACTATCGCATTGAGGATCTACAGCGGCATTAGTGCTCTTTGGCACTGGGGGCAGACTGCATGGATTGTCAATTGACAGTCAAGTAAATGAAAACCTTCTTTTTGGGCAGTCTTCGCCCCAGTTTTTAAAATTGAGTCGTTTTTAAACTCAATAGTGCTGTTGCATCGGACACAAATCAAATGATGGTGGTGATGGGGGTATGGTTGGTTGAGTTCGTAATGTTTATGTCCTTCTCCCAACTCCAATTCCCGTAATATTCCCATCCTCGCCATCAACTTCAAAGTTCGATAGATAGTTGACAGACTGATACCTTCGCCATCAGTTTCTAGTCGATGGTAAAGATCTTCGGCGCTTAAGTGTTCGCCTTGTGGCAACTCTTGAAAAATGTGTAAAATCGTTTCCCGTTGTGGAGTTAAGCGCCAACCTCGGTCGTTTAATTCTGCCTTGAGTGAACTAGATGTGTAGACAGTCATACTAACTTTTCTCAACAAAGCCCATTAGTTGAGAATATAGCAAATATTTTGACTAATTTGCAACAAACATTGCTTATTGACAGCCTTTATTAGGTAGTGACAAATAGTTGATGAAATCTTGATGCACAATGGGATGATAATTGATCCCCGCTTTCAACATTTCCTGGCAATAGTGTTGCATCAAATCTAGTTTAACTAAATGCAAATAATTTTCTATAGACTTGAGAAAAGTTTCAGTAATAATGATCAAGTTATACCGATTTAATTAACAAATAAAACAAACTTTTGATAGAGACGCTGCATTGCAACGTCTCTAAGTCTAGATTTTGCATTATTTTTTAATTGGTATTAGTTACTCACTAATAAATGGTTCAAAGTCAACAATCTGTAATCTTAATTCTGTTCTTTGTTGACTGTTGACTTCATCACCATTAACTAACTGAGTGACTCCAAATAGTCACGGATGAGGTTGCGTCGCTTGGGTTGGCGGAGTTTTTGTAGAGCTTTGGATTCAATTTGTCGGACTCTTTCCCGCGATAGATCGAGAGCGCGTCCAATTTCTGCTAGAGAATAAGGATGACCATCAGCTAAACCAAACCGCATGAGAATCACATCACGCTCGCGGGTGGTTAAATCTGCTAAAAGATGCTGCAAGTCTCTTTGTAAAGATTCTCGCATTAACATTTCTTCAGGAGTAACACCGTCGGTTTCTAGCAATTCGCCTAACTCAGTGTCTTTATCCTTGCCCACTTTAGTTTCTAAAGAAACAGAGCGAGGTACTCTTAACAAAACTTCTCGCACTTGAGTAGGTGTCATATCCAACTCTACAGCTAAATCTTCTAGAGTAGGAGTACGACCTTTTTCTTGAGCAATTTTGCGTTGAGCTTTTTTAATTTTGTTCAACTTTTCGGTAATATGGACAGGGAGACGGATGGTGCGACTAGAAGTAGCGATCGCTCTTGTAATCCCTTGACGAATCCACCAATAAGCATAGGTACTAAAACGATAACCTTTAGTGGGGTCAAATTTTTCCACCGCACGCTCTAAGCCGAGAGTGCCTTCTTGGACTAGATCCAACAATTCCAAGCCGCGATTTTGATACTTCTTGGCAACGGACACCACCAAGCGGAGATTCGCTTTGATCATGTGTTCTTTTGACTGGAGTCCGTTAGACTGAACTTTTTCCAGTTCTTCCACCGTTAGCTTGGCAATTTCTGCCCAGCGACGCTTACCACTCGCCAAAGTCGGCTTGAGATCCGACACTTGTACACCAGCAGTAGCCGCCCATCTTTCCAAAGACGGACGGTGGCCCAGTTCAGATGTCAACCGTTCCTGAACTTCAATCAAGCGGAGATAGGGGGCAATTATAGCATCTCCTTGTTTGGCAGCATTAGCCAGTACTATTCGCAACCGCAAATAGCGCTGTACTTTCTGCGCTTCTGATACCTCTTCATCCCGCCCCAACAACCGAACCCGACCAATTTCTTGAAGGTATAAACGTACTAGGTCTGTACTGCGACGGTTGGCGCCAGCAGCGAAAGTAGCGGGATCAGCAGCAGCTATTTCTAGCTCTTGGATCTCTTCTAGAGGCAATTCACCTTCATCAACCGTCATCTCTGAGTCCAAAACCTGGCGAGATTTGTGGGTATTGTAGGGGGCATCTGCGTAAAAAGATGTTGCTGGCATAAAGATCGTCTCAATGGCTCCAGGTAACAATAGATTACGGTCAGCTAAAAATTACGGTCAGCTATTCAACTGTTGCTATTGTTCCCGTGATTCACGATGAACTAACACGGTTCGGGGATTCAGTCAGGTTTTTTTTCAAAAAACTCCAAAAAACCTTACTAGTTGTTTTTTAAACATGACTACCGAAATAGTCGGCGGCTGTAGCTTTTTCATGAACCAATAGCTATTCCTACTACAGCTAGCCTTTGGACTGCCAAACTACCTTTTCAACATTTCAACTTTGATGGGACTTGACTGTTACAAAAGTAACGTGGTATAAACATATTTCAGTGATAATCATGTCTATAATCTGCATAGTCATATCTACACGCCTAGGTCGGTAGTATCCTGACGATTTACTAACTTTTCTCTAGGGAATATCTGGTAATGCCTTGAGGTAGTAGCGCTAGGCCCTTACTTAGTAGTAATGCTGAAATAAAAAACTCCACGGCACTTGCTGGATGGAGTTTTTAGGTATGGGGAATGGGGAAGAGGAAGGGTGGGATGTGTGGGGAGTGTGGGAGGTGTGGGAGGTGTGGGAAGACGAGGAAGATAGGGAAGTATAAATTCTTTTTCTCCCCACACTCCCCTTCTAATGACATTCGCGGCTCAACATTAATCGCCCGTCGGTCAGTTGATATACACCAGTTGGTTCGATAATTGGGTCGCCTTTTTTCCAACTTGTTTGATTGCCGTTAGAGACATTTCTAATATCGTTTGTAGGGTAAGTTGATGGAATAACGCTTCCGGGAGTGTAGCGTAAAGCGCCGCCACCTAAGATGTAGAAAGTATCTTGATATATTTTATGAGCACGAACGACACAACTGCGAGCAAGCAGGGCGTCGGTATCGATTGCATTTTCTGGGCGTAGAGCAAAGGCGTTAATTATGGAACTGTTATCAGGGGAATTTATTTCTACGGTTCCTGGCAAACCGACTCCAGAAGTGGCTGTGATAAATTTGTCAACATCGCTGGGTTGAGTGCCAACAAATACGCCTCTAGCGTTGACTACAACTCGACCACCGCGCGAATTATCTGAATTGGCACTGATGCGGCTATTTTCTAAAGCGATGAGGAATTTTGTATATATATTGATGTTACCACCAACGACATTTTCGCCTGTGGCGTTGGTGGTGATGCTGCTACCGTGACGGAGGGTTAAATTTTGGGTATTGAGGTTGATAGTGGCTTGTTCACGGTTGGGGTCTTTGTTGGGGCTGCGGGTGTTGGCGTTGAGGGAGCCTTGGTTGTCGAGGTTGATGGTGTCAGCGTTGATGGTCATGATACCGGCGTTACCTTTGCCTTGAGAGTTGACAAATACTCCAGCCCCGTCACGGACAAATAAATCTGGGGTGTTGATGGTTAAGTCTCCAGCATTTCCGGTTGAGTTGGGTTCAGCGGAAGCAAATAAGCCACTAGGAAAACGACCATCAGCAGACCTACCAATTAGTTCGACTTGACGTGAAGCATTGACAGTTAAATTACCAGCTTTTCCTGTACCAAATGTACCAGTAAATACCTGTGCCCCATCTCGTATAAGTAAATTTTGAGTATCGACAAATATGTTTCCGGCATCTCCAGTTAAACCTTGGGAGGAAGCAGCTAATAAGCCGCTTACTAAATTACTATCAGTAGCAGATGTACCAATAAGTTGTACGCTATTAGCAGCATTGACTATCAAATTCCCTGCTCTACCAGTACCGAATGTTCCAGTGAATGCCCGTGCCCCATCCCGGACAAGTAAATCTTGGGTTTTAATTGTTAAATTTCCCGCATCTCCAGTTAACCCAGCTTGAGCAGAAGCACCCAAGCCGCTAAGAATGCGACCATTCGCAGATGTACCAATTAGTTCTACCTTATTTAAAGCATTAACAGTTAAATTACCCCCTTTGCCTCTACCATTTGTGCTAGCGTCAATTTGTGCCCCATCCTTGACCAATAAATCTTGGGCGTTAATTGTCAAATCTCCCGCATTTCCTGTTGAACCTGCTAGAGCAGAAGTCGATAAAACAGTGGGGACACTACTATCTGGAGATGTGCCAATCAGTTCTACTTTGCCGGTGGCATTAACAGTTAAATTACCCCCTTTACCCTGACCAGATGTCACTGCACCTACTTGGCCACCATCACGCATCAGTAAATTTTGGGTGTTAATCGTTAAGTCTCCCGCGTCTCCTGTTAAGCCTTGGTTCGCGGATGTATTCAAGCTACTGTTAAAAAGATTATTCGCAGATACACCAATCACTTCCACACTACCGCTGGCATTGACTGTCAAATTCCCTCCCTTCCCTACACCTGATGTACCAGCAGTAACTGTTGCTCCATCTCGCACAAGCAAATCTTGGGTAGTAATCGTCACATCTCCGGCAACAGCAGTTGAACCTTGGCTAGCAGAAGCACCCAAAGCACTAAAAAAACGACCGTCAGCAGATGTACCAATGAGCTGCACTTTGTTAGAGGTATTGATAGTTAAATTACCTCCCTTACCTGCACCAAACGTACCAGTGCTAACCTGTGCCCCATCTCGCACAATTAAATCTTGGCCAGTAATTGTCAAATCTCCTGCGTTTCCAGATGAGCCTGATTCAGCAGCAGCAGTCAAACCAGTAAAAAAACGACCATCAGCAGATGTACCAATGACTTCCACGCTACGGTCAGCATTAACAGTTAAATTTCCTCCTTTACCTTTACCAAAGGTAGAAGTACTGACTCGTGCCCCATCACGAATGCTGAAACTACCTGCGTTAATCCTCATACTCCCCGCATCTCCAGACCCAAAAGTAATAGTAGATATAGTACTGAGTCTATTGGGTGAGCTAGGTGAACTACCCACAACTTCTACTAAGTCTTTGGCATCTATGGTCAAATTTCCTGCTTTACCTATACTAGATGTCAAAGTTGTGACTATTCCACCGTTACGAATACTTAAACGACCTGTATTAATGTTAAGACTTCCAGCATCTCCAGACCCAAAAGTACTAGTAGAGATAGTGCTGCTAGCATTGCGTGACCTACCTACAACTTCTACTGAGTCTTTGGCATTTATGGTCAAATCTCCTCCACGACCAAGCTCAGTACTAGTGGTAATATCTCCACCATCGTTAATGCTCAATCGTTGTGTATTAATAGTTAATTGCCCACTTTTTCCAGTACCAAAAGCACTGGTTGTTAGTCTACTTCCTGTAGTCAGTGTCTCTCCAGTTTGTGGATCAATAAAAGTCGCTGTGCCGCTCAAGCTAACGAAGTCTGAAGCTGTAACTAATAAATTACCACTATTACCACTTCCTGACGATTGCGTGCCAATGTTGCCAGCGTTAGTAAGTGTAAGCGATCGCGCTTGCAGTTCAATATTCCCAGCATCACCTTGACCATTGCTGGTAGATGAAATCTCACTCAGTTCAGAAAGACTGATGTTACGAGCGTTAACCCTAATTGCGCCCCCTCCAGTTGTCGAAGCAAGAGCCTCATTTTGCAGAACTATATCCGCTTTCGACAAACTTTCTGAGAAACCTAACTGCATTTGATTTCCGCTACCAATTAAGTCAACAGTTCCCATTCCTGCAACTGCACCTAATTCCAAGCGATTTCCTAGAGAAGCTGCAATACCACCATCAAATGTAATATCTCCACCTATTAAATAAAAACTTCCCGGTATGGCAAGTTGACGACTACGGTTAATTATTTCACTTCTATTAATCCGATTCATAAACAATGCAGAAGGATTAATCGTCAACAACGGCACCGGTTCGGGATTCGTGGCGCTGAATTCTCCCTGGTTCCCAAACTTTACTCCGTTCGCAGTTGTCCCCACAAAGGAACTTTGCACATCTAAACTCGCATTCTGCCCAAAAATTATGCCGTTGGGATTGATTAAATATAGGTTAGGCTGCGATTCACCAAATGTTCCCAGTGTTCCCAATATTTCAGAGCGATTTGCACCCGTCACTCGTGCCAAAATATTCTGGATATCTGCACCAGGACTGAAAAAATACGCGCCCCGTCCCTCGCTGACGTTTAATTCTCGCAGGCTATGAAACAGGTTAATTCCGCGAGTTGCGCCA is a genomic window of Fortiea contorta PCC 7126 containing:
- a CDS encoding peptidoglycan-binding protein codes for the protein MDNIAYLHLAFAYEDNQSSELVSLSYLLNKAATPNWQRLSGKAWKYMLPLALTLSVLSAVSSAIALERGDQGPSVRNLQQQLKKVGFYQAPITQVYDFPTEDAVRRFQKAAGLPVDGIVGAPTLQKLEKWPTPALSAQAKKPAAVSASATKPATTNTQAKKPAPATTSATKPATTNKRRNPNFLAKGDEGEDVRALQERLRVAGFYYGNSTGIFGPITEEAVKRFQETYKLSPDGIAGPATLSKLPQNNIGGGEDAAKPQAAGEKDKLRLGDRGEAVRLLQEHLIQARYLEGEPNGYYGPYTADAVRRFQAANHLAASGVAGPTTRAKLHSLVSKAPASEFSVLEIQRRLRDKGFYKGQLNGVMADDTKKAIKQAQEFYGISLKDVKSGRF
- a CDS encoding Fur family transcriptional regulator, which codes for MTVYTSSSLKAELNDRGWRLTPQRETILHIFQELPQGEHLSAEDLYHRLETDGEGISLSTIYRTLKLMARMGILRELELGEGHKHYELNQPYPHHHHHLICVRCNSTIEFKNDSILKTGAKTAQKEGFHLLDCQLTIHAVCPQCQRALMPL
- a CDS encoding beta strand repeat-containing protein, which gives rise to MNTKHWSSYWQLGLLGLLTSAGINAFTCKTLAQSTPSNIQPDATLGAESSQILQNFSGLPIEVITGGATRGINLFHSLRELNVSEGRGAYFFSPGADIQNILARVTGANRSEILGTLGTFGESQPNLYLINPNGIIFGQNASLDVQSSFVGTTANGVKFGNQGEFSATNPEPVPLLTINPSALFMNRINRSEIINRSRQLAIPGSFYLIGGDITFDGGIAASLGNRLELGAVAGMGTVDLIGSGNQMQLGFSESLSKADIVLQNEALASTTGGGAIRVNARNISLSELSEISSTSNGQGDAGNIELQARSLTLTNAGNIGTQSSGSGNSGNLLVTASDFVSLSGTATFIDPQTGETLTTGSRLTTSAFGTGKSGQLTINTQRLSINDGGDITTSTELGRGGDLTINAKDSVEVVGRSRNASSTISTSTFGSGDAGSLNINTGRLSIRNGGIVTTLTSSIGKAGNLTIDAKDLVEVVGSSPSSPNRLSTISTITFGSGDAGSMRINAGSFSIRDGARVSTSTFGKGKGGNLTVNADRSVEVIGTSADGRFFTGLTAAAESGSSGNAGDLTITGQDLIVRDGAQVSTGTFGAGKGGNLTINTSNKVQLIGTSADGRFFSALGASASQGSTAVAGDVTITTQDLLVRDGATVTAGTSGVGKGGNLTVNASGSVEVIGVSANNLFNSSLNTSANQGLTGDAGDLTINTQNLLMRDGGQVGAVTSGQGKGGNLTVNATGKVELIGTSPDSSVPTVLSTSALAGSTGNAGDLTINAQDLLVKDGAQIDASTNGRGKGGNLTVNALNKVELIGTSANGRILSGLGASAQAGLTGDAGNLTIKTQDLLVRDGARAFTGTFGTGRAGNLIVNAANSVQLIGTSATDSNLVSGLLAASSQGLTGDAGNIFVDTQNLLIRDGAQVFTGTFGTGKAGNLTVNASRQVELIGRSADGRFPSGLFASAEPNSTGNAGDLTINTPDLFVRDGAGVFVNSQGKGNAGIMTINADTINLDNQGSLNANTRSPNKDPNREQATINLNTQNLTLRHGSSITTNATGENVVGGNINIYTKFLIALENSRISANSDNSRGGRVVVNARGVFVGTQPSDVDKFITATSGVGLPGTVEINSPDNSSIINAFALRPENAIDTDALLARSCVVRAHKIYQDTFYILGGGALRYTPGSVIPSTYPTNDIRNVSNGNQTSWKKGDPIIEPTGVYQLTDGRLMLSRECH
- the sigC gene encoding RNA polymerase sigma factor SigC, which encodes MPATSFYADAPYNTHKSRQVLDSEMTVDEGELPLEEIQELEIAAADPATFAAGANRRSTDLVRLYLQEIGRVRLLGRDEEVSEAQKVQRYLRLRIVLANAAKQGDAIIAPYLRLIEVQERLTSELGHRPSLERWAATAGVQVSDLKPTLASGKRRWAEIAKLTVEELEKVQSNGLQSKEHMIKANLRLVVSVAKKYQNRGLELLDLVQEGTLGLERAVEKFDPTKGYRFSTYAYWWIRQGITRAIATSSRTIRLPVHITEKLNKIKKAQRKIAQEKGRTPTLEDLAVELDMTPTQVREVLLRVPRSVSLETKVGKDKDTELGELLETDGVTPEEMLMRESLQRDLQHLLADLTTRERDVILMRFGLADGHPYSLAEIGRALDLSRERVRQIESKALQKLRQPKRRNLIRDYLESLS
- the cobN gene encoding cobaltochelatase subunit CobN — protein: MHRISATSGGWNQSEDLIFLEQTPAPFVLITAADTDIQTVAAAIPQLPATFPELRVANLLQLQQQISIDTYGEQVLELAQVIILRLLGGRSYWAYGLEVVKEIAQRHGSHLIVIPGDDALDPDLVYQSTVSVEIVNQVWQYFRQGGVENLVNALQFICDACLATAFNPPPPLLIPSVGLYDWENQENQQYPLPKVGILFYRAHYLSGNTKVIDALCAALVQKNLQPVPVFVSSLRAPDIQAELIEFFQPKNQEQIALLLNTTSFSLAKLEAETPQVELWANLDVPVLQVILSGGAVEQWESQLQGLSPRDIAMNVALPEVDGRIISRAVSFKTVLTRNSDLETDVVVYEPVSDRIEFVTQLAANWIRLRSQPRHKRRVALILANYPTRDGRLANGVGLDTPASCVEILQALQSAGYVVENLPSNGDELIQRLVTGVTNDPEGRDWRPVEQSLSVTEYQQYFASLPEAVQQGINQRWGALNTPCSIPIPGIQLGNIFIGIQPSRGYDLDPSLNYHAPDLPPTHAYLAFYYWVRTRFGADAVVHVGKHGNLEWLPGKSQALSSSCYPEVALGALPHLYPFIVNDPGEGSQAKRRAQAVIIDHLTPPMTRAELYGGLQKLENLIDEYYEAESLDPSRLSMISDRIRNLVIEENLHRDLGIDNETDILNSIGGYLCELKEAQIRDGLHIFGQCPQGRQLRDLIVAIARIPNRYTIGITRAIAQAWGLDFDPLTADFSINSGQFSVVNGERCHTLGDVVEVLEEHAAFLVEQLLTPNMQLSSPNTQLLSTLTWIQTKLIPALQQTTQEITNLLRGLNGQYIHSAASGAPTRGRPEVLPTGNNFYSVDIRALPTEIAWDIGRKAAETLIECYTQENGEYPQTLALSVWGTATMRTGGDDITEALALLGVRPVWDGAARRVVDFEILPLEILGRPRVDVTLRVSGFFRDAFPNLIDLFEQAVTAVATLDEPPEQNPLAAQVRQDTEFWTTKGLTSQAAQERSRYRIFGSQPGAYGAGLQGLIESQNWTDDQDLARAYINWSCYAYTSTTAEAQGGLVGIAAPEAFEQRLGKMQIVLHNQDNREHDLLDSDDYYQFQGGLTAAIRSLQGKNPQTYFGDHSLPAHPRIRQLQAEIARVYRSRVVNPKWIAGVMRHGYKGAFEMAATVDFLFAYDATANCVEDYMYQGVAQAYLFDPVVAEFIQEKNPHALRDIAERLLEAHKRNLWEDVNIQTLENLRNLVHQAEAAIEEK